The Scheffersomyces stipitis CBS 6054 chromosome 5, complete sequence genome contains the following window.
AAAACCCGGTCGCCCTCACCCTCGAGATCTCTCGCTAAAACTGAAACGGATTTTTCACCAACTAAAAGGGGCAAGCGACTCCCTAGAACATACAATGGAATTCTACAGACTTTTCGCCACAAACATCTCCGAGGCTGCCGCAGAAAGGGTGCAAATATTCTCAGTTCCGCAATTCCAGTCGGTGTTGTTCTGGGTAACGAAACGATCAGGTCACGACCGGCCACTGAGACTCGAAAATCATACATATCTTTCGGAAGCCCGGAACGACAAACACCAACGGTATTTAGAGCCATATAAGACTGATTAATATTCAACTCTACACCAAATCTCAGCTGATTGCaataacttcttcatcctgGCCATTCCCACAGAGTTATAGCCAGATATTCAAGTACAATTGGTTCCAGATTACGATTGCTAATCGCGTTCACGTGAGCAAATTGGCTTATCAGTGGGTAGATATCCCCATTCAGAAGTCACGGCAGCACGCCACAACCCACATCCACACGACGGTTGGAGAATAGCCTGTCTAAGCTGAGCCTATCTTGATATAATAACCAAGATAATATCGATCTTAATAGCACTGGCTATCTGGAGTAGTGATATAATCGGCTGATAATTTTGGCAGAGAAAACCAGCTCTTTCTTGAATCTTCGCGAGAAAAATTGCAATACCGACAGACCAGGGCGTCGCCGCAGGATCGTCGCTAATCGCTCTCAAATTAcacagaaccagaagacaATTCTCGCCAGGAAATAGGGGAGTAACGTCGCAGTAGGGACATTACTGAAATACAAAAAGACCAAACAAAAGGATAGCTCTAGAAGGCAGTTCCAAACACTACAGCACCTGAGGAATCTGACCCATCACCGGAGTCCGAACAGTTTCGCCAGCACTACTTCTATCGCAATACGGCAACTGCctgatcaagaatttcagtTCTGTTGGTTTGCTTTCCCAGTACTGACGCAGTGAACTCTCGGTACGTTTCCGTAGGCTCCCTAGCATTGTCTTGACACAGGAAATTGCCGCTGGCCTTCAGAATTTTTTCCGCCAGTTTCTCGCAACGCACCGAAAGTTCTCgattttcttcgtttttcCACATTCACCCagattgaatttttcttcagcagtattctctttatcttcttgcTTCAGCTAAGATAAATACCAATTCTCGCTATCAAGCATTAACTGTCAGTATTCGACAACGTTTCCTCATCTTGTTCCGCTAGTCTGCATTTTTGTCGCTTTTGCTGTAATTCCATATACGTTCATTATCTGTCGTGTGGCCACCACCAGTTGTAAATCAATCAACACTCAAGATCAAAAATCCCTAATCTAATTATCACCAGTCGATCCAACAGATAACACCAAATTGGAACAGCATCTACGGTGAATCTCCTATTTGCTTACATCGAATCTTTAGGAATTTAAACTACTATCAGTAACACTACCATCTTTTGACATTGTCGTGAAATTATCAACTGATATCCATATTTCGCAAACCAGCAGTCCACCTAACATATTAGTATCACCATAATTTTATTTATACCAATATCCGAATACCTATATCGATTTAACACCAATAGCGATATCACCTTCATTCTAAGAATATTATAATCTAGAATATCACCATTATCTTAAATTCATCTATTTCTTGATTGCCATTACTATATAAATTTCTCAATCATGACCACAACCGTTCCCTTGATATACTCGTTCCCAGAATTCTTCGGAGTAGCTGAGGCTGTAGCCGACCACATCATCTCGGCCCAGAACCAGACCTTATACAACACCTTGGATCCACAGCAGATCGAATTGATCAAACAAGACAGATTGAAGAGACCCAACTTgctttcctcttcttccactgtTTCCAtcaacagagacaacagCCATAGTGCCATCAACGTCTCTCCCTCCAGCAGCCATATCAATAATACCTCACAATCCTCAAAtggaaacaacaagatcaagaaggagaaaaagaaaaaagcAGATGCTCGATTTAAGATCGCTATTTCTGGAGGTTCATTGATCAAGATTTTGCACCAGGGCTTATTGCCCCGAGAAGATGCCATTGAATGGGACAAATGGGACATCTACTTTGCTGACGAAAGATTGGTGCCGTTCGAGTCACCTGACTCAAACTACGGTCAGGCTAAGAGAGAAATCTTCGACTTGATCCAGTCAGAAACCAAACCTCGGATCTTCCACATAGACGAGTCATTGATCGATGACCCTCAAGAATGTGCCGATGACTATGAGAAAGTGTTGATTAACAACTTTGCTCGCAAGGACTCTGTTAAATTGCCTATGTttgacttgttgttgttgggATGTGCACCAGATGGCCACATTGCTTCTTTATTCCCTAATCATGGTGAGCAGTTGAGAGAGAAGTTAGCATGGTGTATGCCTGTATCGAAGGCTCCTTCTGGTCCTGAAAACAGAATCACACTTTCAATTCCTGTCATCTGTCATGCTGCAAGAGTCACTTTCGTAGTAGAAGGTTTAACCAAAGCTCCAATTATTCGTATCATTATGGAAAGACCAGAGAAGGGCTTACCAAGTTCGATCGTCAACGAAGGAGCAGCCGGTAGAGTGTCTTGGTTTGTAGATGACGATGCCTTGAATGACTTGTATGATATCACGAAAAAGAAGTACAAATATTTATCCATAGCAGATCCTTGCAACAGTTGATTGCAATAGTCTGAACCTTATGCTTTTTTCTATTGCTCTGCGCCGCTGTTGTAGTATACTTACTTACCGTTACACTATGGTTAATTTCCTGTCACTGTCATTGTCATCGTAATAATACACTTTTTGTAGCTTGTTCCATCATCTCATATATTTTCGCCTATAGTTCTCATCTTTTTATACTCCATATTCTATATATGTTGCTTGAATTAATAATATCTCTGAATGGTTGTAGCCTATGTGATTATGTGTAAGATTACAGATCCAGCAATTTCCTGAAGCTTTCCAGCCATCCGGTATTCTTAACTCCTTATCTAATGAGTCTTGACGATAAGTTCAGATGGAGCTCTTGAAGCCCATTCCGTCCAACTACCATCGTAGACTCTGATAGGAACATCCAAGCCAATAACAGACTGAATGGCAAACCTCAAGACGACTGCTGTGACACCTGAACCACACATAACAATAATGCCCTTCTTTcctttcaagaaatcagagTTAGAAAGATCCAAATCAAAATCCCTTTTGAATATCTCAAGCAATTCCTCCTTAGACTTGTAGGTCTTATTGTCAGCATTGATAACCTTAGAGAAAGGCAAAGACAAAGACGATGGGACATGTCCTGAGCTCAAACCCGGTCTTGGTTCGGGCACCTTACCTGTGTATCTATCATGAGGACGAGCATCAAAAGCGTAGTAATCCTgagccaacttgttggtttgTACCAAATCAAGTAATTCT
Protein-coding sequences here:
- the SOL1 gene encoding Glucose-6-phosphate 1-dehydrogenase (6-phosphogluconolactonase [EC:1.1.1.49] [KO:K00036]) gives rise to the protein MTTTVPLIYSFPEFFGVAEAVADHIISAQNQTLYNTLDPQQIELIKQDRLKRPNLLSSSSTVSINRDNSHSAINIKKEKKKKADARFKIAISGGSLIKILHQGLLPREDAIEWDKWDIYFADERLVPFESPDSNYGQAKREIFDLIQSETKPRIFHIDESLIDDPQECADDYEKVLINNFARKDSVKLPMFDLLLLGCAPDGHIASLFPNHGEQLREKLAWCMPVSKAPSGPENRITLSIPVICHAARVTFVVEGLTKAPIIRIIMERPEKGLPSSIVNEGAAGRVSWFVDDDALNDLYDITKKKYKYLSIADPCNS